The following coding sequences lie in one Pontibacter sp. G13 genomic window:
- a CDS encoding alpha/beta fold hydrolase, which produces MRLNFKSFGQGPALIILHGLFGSLDNWVSHARILAENHSVYLLDQRNHGKSPHDPEWDYPTMAEDLHDFMDQQGIFQADLIGHSMGGKVVMQFALEYPSRVNRLIVADMAPKSYPPHHTQILETIRSVDLGSLNSRKEADAKLAEGIDELSVRQFLLKGLGRNEEKQFAWKFNFPVIYERYPKILENLEVDDEFDGPTLFLYGGASHYVTPEDFEDILEKFPQAEFIEMPGIGHWLHAQAPKAFLEHVGKFLA; this is translated from the coding sequence ATGCGGTTAAATTTCAAGTCTTTCGGTCAGGGACCTGCCCTGATCATACTCCACGGACTGTTCGGTTCCCTTGACAATTGGGTTTCTCATGCCAGGATCTTGGCGGAGAATCACTCGGTTTATTTGCTCGACCAAAGGAATCATGGCAAGTCCCCTCATGATCCAGAATGGGATTACCCCACCATGGCTGAGGATCTCCATGATTTCATGGATCAGCAGGGGATTTTTCAGGCCGATCTCATTGGACATTCAATGGGTGGAAAAGTGGTTATGCAGTTTGCGCTGGAGTATCCATCCCGTGTCAATCGGTTGATTGTTGCCGATATGGCACCAAAATCCTATCCCCCCCATCATACCCAGATTTTGGAAACGATTCGAAGTGTAGACTTGGGATCACTGAATTCCAGAAAGGAAGCAGATGCGAAGCTTGCGGAAGGAATTGATGAATTGTCTGTGCGACAGTTTTTGCTAAAGGGGTTGGGAAGAAATGAGGAGAAGCAATTTGCCTGGAAATTCAACTTTCCCGTGATCTACGAACGTTATCCGAAGATTCTGGAGAATCTAGAGGTAGATGATGAATTTGACGGCCCTACCCTATTTTTGTATGGTGGTGCATCCCATTACGTCACTCCAGAGGACTTTGAGGATATTCTTGAAAAATTCCCACAGGCCGAATTCATCGAGATGCCGGGAATCGGACATTGGTTACATGCTCAAGCACCCAAGGCGTTTTTGGAGCATGTCGGGAAATTTCTTGCATAG
- a CDS encoding secondary thiamine-phosphate synthase enzyme YjbQ produces the protein MVEQYSIRLKPYPRGFHLVTGEILSQISELPKAGILHLFIQHTSAGLSINENADPSVRVDFEQIFNRLVPENEPYYTHVFEGSDDMPAHVKSTLAGSSVSIPITNHRLNLGTWQGIYLCEFRNHGGSRKIVATVYH, from the coding sequence ATGGTTGAACAATATTCCATCCGGTTAAAACCCTATCCCAGAGGATTCCACTTGGTTACCGGAGAGATTTTATCGCAAATATCCGAGCTTCCTAAGGCCGGAATTCTTCACCTTTTCATTCAACATACCTCTGCAGGTCTGTCGATCAATGAGAATGCCGATCCTTCCGTCAGAGTTGATTTCGAGCAGATCTTCAACCGACTGGTTCCAGAAAACGAACCTTACTACACACATGTGTTCGAAGGAAGCGATGATATGCCCGCACACGTCAAATCCACCTTGGCGGGCTCTTCCGTTTCCATACCCATCACCAATCATCGATTGAATTTGGGAACTTGGCAGGGCATATATCTGTGCGAATTCCGGAATCATGGCGGAAGCCGAAAAATAGTTGCGACTGTTTACCATTGA